Proteins co-encoded in one Papaver somniferum cultivar HN1 chromosome 5, ASM357369v1, whole genome shotgun sequence genomic window:
- the LOC113283179 gene encoding protein FAR-RED IMPAIRED RESPONSE 1-like, producing the protein MEGVSVSSANDATVVAVFADKAVTKETRVESGELHGNAESEPKIGLTFDGIEEMFECYKNYGKHMGFSVKKKSNRKNVEGNLRSVTFCCAREGTPKTTARNPLRPHVSMQSGCKARLSARLNMVGGWEISVLALEHNHELNPSISRFVQYHRKPKRKDRGGDKISTSSVNEAGGNEKDSGNMIEQLRRLQLGKGDAQALMTFFSKMVAENTGFYFDVELNHEDRPKNVFWADGRSREVYKEFGEVVMFDTTCLANKYDLPFISFVGVNHHGQSLLLGCGLISNEDAQTFVWIFSKWLQCMSGCAPQGIVTYQDSEMQNAIEIVFPQTKHRWCLWHVMKKLLDKLGKFAEHQAISVALKDAVFDTQSQDDFEQRWNEGVGKYGLEECNWLSELYNQRHLWVPCFVKNTFWAGMSTAQQNESMKPFFDGCIQSKTTSKEFVEQYESALRKKVVKEMKDDAESFSKLVPTVTSYPIEKQVQGVYTISKFKEFQVEVIGKMYCDFLQIEEGPMVKRYVIREDVWLEDFNKRMTFTFSFDERDCAVHCSCQMFEFQGILCRHAVNVLIHNDVRLLPDKYILRRWRKDVKRSYSKVKVSFNCLENDIESVRRNELSSNFSKIAEWGTANDEQYSHIKQWLAYLENELKLGGGSCT; encoded by the coding sequence aTGGAGGGGGTGTCTGTTTCTTCAGCTAATGATGCGACAGTAGTGGCAGTTTTTGCTGATAAAGCTGTCACCAAGGAAACAAGGGTGGAATCTGGTGAATTGCATGGAAATGCAGAGAGTGAGCCGAAAATCGGGTTGACGTTTGATGGGATAGAAGAAATGTTTGAATGCTATAAGAATTATGGTAAACACATGGGATTTTCAGTGAAGAAGAAATCAAACAGGAAGAATGTAGAAGGGAATCTTAGAAGTGTGACATTTTGCTGTGCTCGAGAAGGGACTCCTAAAACTACAGCTCGAAACCCCTTGAGACCCCATGTGAGCATGCAGAGTGGGTGCAAGGCTAGATTATCAGCAAGGTTAAATATGGTTGGAGGATGGGAGATTTCTGTACTCGCTCTTGAGCATAATCATGAGTTAAACCCTAGCATATCTCGGTTCGTGCAATACCATAGGAAACCCAAACGCAAGGATAGAGGAGGGGACAAGATTTCTACTTCATCTGTGAATGAGGCTGGTGGAAACGAAAAGGACAGTGGAAATATGATTGAGCAATTAAGACGTCTACAACTCGGCAAAGGAGATGCACAAGCACTTATGACATTTTTTTCAAAGATGGTTGCAGAAAACACAGGTTTCTACTTTGATGTAGAATTAAACCATGAAGATCGTCCGAAGAATGTGTTTTGGGCAGATGGTAGAAGTCGAGAAGTCTACAAGGAGTTTGGTGAGGTTGTAATGTTTGACACCACATGTTTGGCAAACAAGTATGACTTACCATTCATATCCTTTGTCGGGGTGAATCACCATGGTCAGTCACTCTTACTTGGGTGTGGATTGATTTCAAATGAAGATGCACAAACTTTTGTTTGGATATTTAGTAAGTGGCTTCAATGCATGTCTGGGTGTGCTCCTCAAGGAATAGTAACTTACCAAGACAGTGAAATGCAGAATGCGATTGAGATCGTTTTTCCTCAAACAAAGCACAGGTGGTGTCTGTGGCATGTGATGAAGAAGCTTCTTGACAAGTTAGGCAAGTTCGCAGAGCATCAAGCTATTTCTGTTGCTTTGAAAGATGCAGTCTTTGATACACAAAGCCAGGATGATTTTGAACAACGTTGGAATGAGGGGGTGGGCAAGTACGGATTGGAAGAGTGCAACTGGCTGAGTGAATTATATAACCAGAGGCATCTCTGGGTACCGTGTTTTGTAaaaaacacattttgggcaggaATGTCCACCGCTCAGCAAAATGAAAGCATGAAACCATTCTTTGATGGATGCATCCAGTCAAAGACAACCTCAAAGGAATTTGTAGAACAGTATGAATCTGCACTAAGGAAGAAGGTGGTAAAAGAGATGAAGGATGACGCCGAGTCATTTTCGAAATTGGTACCCACTGTGACTTCATATCCAATAGAGAAGCAAGTTCAAGGAGTTTACACCATTTCAAAATTTAAGGAGTTTCAAGTTGAAGTGATCGGGAAGATGTATTGTGATTTTTTGCAGATTGAGGAGGGGCCCATGGTTAAGAGATATGTCATACGGGAGGATGTGTGGCTAGAGGATTTTAATAAACGGATGACCTTTACCTTTTCATTTGATGAACGTGATTGTGCTGTTCACTGCAGTTGTCAAATGTTTGAGTTTCAAGGCATACTTTGTAGGCATGCAGTTAATGTACTAATCCATAATGATGTACGGTTGCTTCCAGATAAGTACATCCTAAGGAGATGGAGAAAGGATGTGAAGAGATCCTACTCAAAAGTTAAAGTGAGTTTTAATTGTTTGGAGAATGACATTGAAAGTGTGCGTCGTAATGAGCTTTCCTCGAACTTTAGCAAGATTGCAGAGTGGGGAACAGCGAACGATGAACAGTACAGTCATATTAAACAGTGGTTAGCTTATCTAGAGAATGAACTTAAACTTGGTGGTGGGAGTTGTACGTGA